One segment of Streptomyces sp. NBC_01463 DNA contains the following:
- a CDS encoding NUDIX hydrolase, whose translation MSNGQWYPPEWPDRIRALATGELTAAAPRRAATVMLLRDAAAGTGGGPTVHMLRRRTSMAFAGGAYAYPGGGVDPRDDDRLVRWAGPAVEVWARRLGVGTPAEAQAIVCAAVRETYEEAGVLLAGPTAGTVVTDTTGADWEAEREALVARELSFADFLDRRGLVLRSDLLGAWARWITPEFEPRRYDTWFFVAALPAGQRTRNASTEADRTVWIAPGEAADGYDRGELLMMPPTVSTLRTLRPYASAAQALEAASGQDLTPVLAQARLEGDELVLSWPGHEEFTKHIPAGGAGGGAA comes from the coding sequence ATGTCCAATGGTCAGTGGTACCCACCGGAATGGCCCGACCGGATCCGGGCCCTCGCCACCGGCGAACTGACGGCCGCGGCCCCCCGGCGGGCCGCCACCGTGATGCTGCTCCGGGACGCCGCCGCGGGTACCGGGGGCGGACCCACGGTCCACATGCTGCGCCGGCGCACCTCGATGGCCTTTGCCGGAGGTGCGTACGCCTATCCGGGTGGCGGGGTCGACCCGCGGGACGACGACCGGCTCGTCCGCTGGGCCGGACCCGCGGTGGAGGTCTGGGCGCGGCGGCTCGGTGTCGGTACGCCGGCCGAGGCGCAGGCGATCGTCTGCGCGGCGGTCCGCGAGACGTACGAGGAGGCGGGCGTCCTGCTCGCGGGCCCGACCGCCGGCACGGTCGTCACGGATACCACCGGCGCGGACTGGGAGGCCGAGCGGGAGGCACTGGTCGCGCGGGAGCTGTCGTTCGCCGATTTCCTCGACCGCCGCGGGCTGGTGCTGCGCTCCGACCTGCTCGGCGCGTGGGCGCGCTGGATCACTCCGGAGTTCGAACCGCGCCGCTACGACACCTGGTTCTTCGTCGCCGCGCTCCCGGCCGGCCAGCGCACCCGCAACGCCTCGACGGAGGCCGACCGCACGGTGTGGATCGCTCCGGGCGAGGCGGCCGACGGTTACGACCGCGGTGAGCTGCTGATGATGCCGCCGACGGTCTCCACGCTGCGCACGCTCAGGCCGTACGCCTCCGCCGCGCAGGCGCTGGAGGCGGCGTCGGGCCAGGACCTCACCCCCGTGCTCGCACAGGCCCGTCTGGAGGGCGACGAGCTGGTGCTGAGCTGGCCGGGGCACGAGGAGTTCACCAAACACATCCCCGCGGGCGGCGCCGGGGGCGGTGCGGCATGA
- a CDS encoding MBL fold metallo-hydrolase has translation MSDAALLPGQPRGGVISGAATARTFNVLAPNASAMTLDGTNTWIVAEPDSDLAVVIDPGPLDETHLRAVIDTAERAGRRIALTLLTHGHPDHAEGAGRFAELTRTKVRALDPELRLGDEGLGTGDVITTGGLEMYVVPTPGHTADSLSFHLPADRAVLTGDTILGRGTTLVAHPDGRLGDYLDSLRRLRSMTVDDGVQTVLPGHGPVLDDAQGAVEFYLAHRANRLAQVETAVESGYLTSSQVVAHVYADVDRSLWPAAELSVRAQLDYLREHGLI, from the coding sequence ATGAGCGACGCGGCACTGCTGCCGGGCCAGCCGCGCGGCGGCGTGATCTCCGGGGCGGCCACGGCCCGTACATTCAACGTCCTCGCACCCAACGCGTCGGCGATGACCCTGGACGGCACCAACACCTGGATCGTCGCCGAACCGGACTCGGACCTCGCGGTGGTCATCGACCCGGGGCCGCTCGACGAGACCCATCTGCGGGCCGTCATCGACACCGCCGAGCGGGCGGGGCGCCGGATCGCGCTCACGCTCCTCACCCACGGGCATCCCGACCACGCGGAGGGCGCGGGCCGGTTCGCCGAGCTGACCCGGACGAAGGTGCGGGCCCTGGACCCGGAGCTGCGCCTCGGCGACGAGGGCCTGGGCACGGGTGACGTGATCACGACCGGCGGCCTGGAGATGTACGTGGTGCCGACCCCTGGCCACACCGCGGACTCGCTCTCCTTCCATCTGCCCGCCGACCGCGCGGTGCTGACGGGGGACACGATCCTCGGGCGCGGTACGACGCTGGTGGCCCACCCCGACGGGCGGCTGGGGGACTACCTCGACTCGCTGCGGCGGCTGCGCTCGATGACGGTCGACGACGGGGTGCAGACGGTGCTGCCGGGACACGGCCCGGTGCTGGACGACGCGCAGGGCGCGGTCGAGTTCTACCTGGCGCACCGGGCGAACCGGCTGGCGCAGGTGGAGACGGCCGTGGAGTCCGGCTACCTGACGTCGTCGCAGGTGGTGGCGCATGTGTACGCGGACGTGGACCGGTCCCTGTGGCCGGCGGCCGAGCTGTCGGTGCGGGCGCAGCTGGACTATCTGCGGGAGCACGGGCTGATCTGA
- a CDS encoding Crp/Fnr family transcriptional regulator yields the protein MDDVLRRAPLFAALDDEQAAELRASMSEVTLARGDALFHEGDPGDRLYVVTEGKVKLHRTSPDGRENMLAVLGPGELIGELSLFDPGPRTATATALTEVKLLGLGHGDLQPWLNVRPEVATALLRAVARRLRKTNDQMSDLVFSDVPGRVARALLDLSRRFGVQSEEGIHVVHDLTQEELAQLVGASRETVNKALADFAGRGWLRLEARAVILLDVERLAKRSR from the coding sequence GTGGACGACGTTCTGCGGCGCGCCCCGCTTTTCGCGGCGCTCGATGACGAGCAGGCCGCGGAGCTCCGCGCCTCGATGAGTGAGGTGACCCTCGCGCGCGGAGACGCGCTGTTCCACGAGGGTGACCCGGGCGACCGCCTCTATGTGGTCACCGAGGGCAAGGTGAAGCTCCACCGCACCTCCCCCGACGGGCGCGAGAACATGCTGGCGGTCCTCGGCCCCGGCGAGCTGATCGGTGAGCTGTCGCTCTTCGACCCGGGCCCGCGCACCGCCACCGCCACCGCGCTGACCGAGGTCAAGCTCCTCGGCCTCGGCCACGGCGACCTTCAGCCCTGGCTGAACGTCCGCCCCGAGGTGGCCACGGCCCTGCTGCGCGCCGTCGCCCGGCGCCTGCGCAAGACCAACGACCAGATGTCCGACCTGGTCTTCTCCGACGTGCCGGGCCGCGTCGCCCGCGCCCTCCTCGACCTGTCGCGCCGCTTCGGCGTCCAGTCGGAGGAAGGTATCCACGTCGTGCACGACCTGACGCAGGAGGAGCTCGCCCAGCTGGTCGGCGCCTCCCGCGAGACGGTCAACAAGGCCCTCGCCGACTTCGCCGGCCGCGGCTGGCTGCGGCTGGAGGCCCGCGCGGTGATCCTGCTGGACGTGGAGCGGCTGGCCAAGCGGTCCCGCTGA
- the nth gene encoding endonuclease III, which translates to MGEQGAEGLKKTTKRPAGRAGGTDSATRAKSKAAEASTASGKAEAAKTSTASGKAKAAAKTEATGKAKAAAKTEATGKAKPAKPSTSAKSGGGRSKAAPAPKAAGKAKPESHLAMVRRARRINRELAEVYPYAHPELDFRNPFELLVATVLSAQTTDLRVNQTTPALFAAYPTPEDMAAAVPEEMEEIIRPTGFFRAKTKSLMGLSTALRDNFGGEVPGRLADLVTLPGVGRKTANVVLGNAFGVPGITVDTHFGRLVRRWKWTEQEDPEKVEAEIAEIFPKSEWTMLSHRVVFHGRRICHARKPACGACPIAPLCPSYGEGETDPEKARKLLKYEMGGQPGQRLSPPPDYPGIPAPALGAG; encoded by the coding sequence GTGGGCGAACAGGGTGCAGAGGGTCTGAAAAAGACGACAAAACGCCCGGCGGGGCGAGCGGGCGGCACGGACTCGGCCACGCGGGCGAAGTCCAAGGCGGCGGAGGCGTCGACGGCGTCAGGGAAGGCCGAGGCGGCAAAGACGTCCACGGCGTCAGGGAAGGCCAAGGCGGCAGCGAAGACCGAGGCGACGGGGAAGGCCAAGGCGGCAGCGAAGACCGAGGCGACGGGGAAGGCCAAGCCCGCCAAGCCGTCCACGTCCGCCAAGTCCGGAGGCGGGCGGTCGAAGGCGGCCCCGGCGCCGAAAGCGGCCGGGAAGGCCAAGCCGGAATCGCACCTGGCCATGGTCCGCAGGGCCCGCCGGATCAACCGCGAACTCGCCGAGGTCTATCCGTACGCCCATCCCGAGCTGGACTTCAGGAACCCCTTCGAGCTCCTCGTCGCCACGGTCCTCTCCGCCCAGACCACCGACCTGAGGGTCAACCAGACCACCCCCGCGCTCTTCGCCGCCTACCCCACCCCCGAGGACATGGCCGCCGCCGTGCCGGAGGAAATGGAAGAGATCATTCGGCCGACCGGCTTCTTCCGGGCCAAGACGAAGTCGCTGATGGGCCTCTCCACGGCCCTCCGGGACAATTTCGGCGGCGAGGTGCCCGGGCGCCTCGCGGATCTCGTGACGCTGCCGGGGGTCGGCCGCAAGACCGCCAACGTCGTCCTCGGCAACGCCTTCGGCGTTCCCGGCATCACGGTCGACACCCACTTCGGCCGGCTCGTCCGCCGCTGGAAGTGGACCGAGCAGGAGGACCCGGAGAAGGTCGAGGCGGAGATCGCGGAGATCTTCCCCAAGAGCGAGTGGACGATGCTCTCGCACCGGGTCGTCTTCCACGGCCGCCGCATCTGCCACGCCCGCAAGCCCGCCTGCGGCGCCTGCCCGATCGCCCCGCTCTGTCCTTCGTACGGCGAGGGCGAGACCGATCCCGAGAAGGCCCGGAAGCTCCTGAAGTACGAGATGGGCGGCCAGCCGGGCCAGCGGCTGAGCCCGCCGCCGGACTACCCGGGCATACCCGCCCCCGCCCTGGGCGCCGGCTGA
- a CDS encoding CoA pyrophosphatase: MKTHEHSTEAAITAASAQAGAAAGREAAIAVTTEGLPGWLDPVARAARTIEPQQLSRFLPPESGAGRQSAVLILFGEGARGPELLLMERAGSLRSHPGQPSFPGGSLDPEDGDQATTGPLRAALREAEEETGLDPHGVQLFGVLPRLYIPVSSFVVTPVLGWWRSPSPVGVVDPGETARVFTVPVADLTDPANRVTTVHPSGHRGPAFLVESALVWGFTAGVIDRILHFAGWERPWDRAKQVPLDWRS, from the coding sequence ATGAAGACGCATGAACACAGCACGGAAGCGGCCATCACCGCCGCATCGGCCCAGGCCGGTGCGGCGGCCGGACGCGAGGCCGCGATCGCCGTCACGACCGAGGGCCTGCCCGGCTGGCTGGACCCCGTCGCCCGGGCGGCGCGGACCATCGAGCCGCAGCAGCTCAGCAGATTCCTGCCGCCCGAGAGCGGTGCCGGCCGGCAGTCCGCCGTGCTCATCCTGTTCGGCGAGGGCGCGCGCGGGCCCGAGCTGCTCCTGATGGAGCGCGCCGGAAGCCTGCGTTCCCACCCGGGGCAGCCCTCGTTCCCCGGCGGCTCCCTGGATCCCGAGGACGGCGACCAGGCGACGACGGGACCGCTCCGGGCCGCGCTGCGCGAGGCCGAGGAGGAGACCGGCCTCGATCCGCACGGAGTGCAGCTCTTCGGTGTGCTGCCCCGCCTCTACATCCCGGTGAGCAGCTTCGTGGTGACGCCCGTCCTCGGCTGGTGGCGCTCGCCCAGCCCGGTCGGCGTCGTGGATCCCGGCGAGACCGCCCGGGTCTTCACGGTCCCCGTGGCGGATCTCACGGATCCGGCCAACCGGGTGACGACCGTCCATCCCAGCGGCCACCGGGGCCCGGCATTTCTGGTCGAATCCGCACTCGTATGGGGGTTCACGGCCGGGGTGATCGACCGGATTCTGCACTTCGCGGGCTGGGAGCGCCCCTGGGACAGGGCCAAGCAGGTGCCGCTCGACTGGCGCTCATGA
- a CDS encoding MarP family serine protease, translating into MNVLDILLLAGAVWFAVIGYRQGFVVGILSVIGFLGGGLVAVYLLPVLWDQLTDGSEVSSTAAIVAVVIVIVCASVGQAFTTHLGNKLRRYITWSPARALDATGGALVNVVAMLLVAWLIGSALAGTSLPTLGKEVRNSSVLLGISRVMPPQASTWFTDFSSVLAQNGFPQVFSPFANEPITEVRAPDPALAGSPVAARAKESIVKVVGTAPSCGKVLEGTGFVFSDRRVMTNAHVVGGVDEPTVQIGGQGRLYDAKVVLYDWQRDIAVLDVPDLDAKPLQFTDTDHDAATGNSAIVAGFPENGSYDVRSARVRARIDANGPDIYHRGTVRRDVYSLYTTVRQGNSGGPLLTPEGKVYGVVFAKSLDDPDTGYALTADEIRQDITQGRTANQQVDSQGCAL; encoded by the coding sequence GTGAACGTGCTGGACATCCTGCTGCTGGCCGGCGCCGTGTGGTTCGCGGTCATCGGGTACCGCCAGGGGTTCGTCGTCGGCATTCTGTCGGTGATCGGGTTCCTGGGCGGCGGACTCGTCGCCGTCTATCTGCTGCCGGTTCTGTGGGACCAGCTGACGGACGGCTCGGAGGTCTCCTCGACCGCCGCCATCGTCGCGGTCGTCATCGTGATCGTGTGCGCCTCGGTGGGCCAGGCCTTCACCACCCACCTGGGCAACAAGCTCCGCCGGTACATCACGTGGTCGCCCGCGCGCGCCCTCGACGCGACCGGCGGTGCCCTGGTGAACGTCGTCGCGATGCTGCTGGTGGCCTGGCTCATCGGCTCCGCCCTTGCGGGTACGTCGCTGCCGACGCTGGGCAAGGAGGTCCGGAACTCCTCGGTCCTGCTCGGCATCTCCCGAGTTATGCCGCCCCAGGCCTCCACCTGGTTCACGGACTTCTCCTCGGTCCTGGCGCAGAACGGTTTCCCGCAGGTCTTCAGCCCGTTCGCCAACGAGCCGATCACCGAGGTCAGGGCCCCCGACCCGGCCCTCGCGGGCAGCCCCGTCGCGGCCCGGGCCAAGGAGTCCATCGTCAAGGTCGTCGGTACGGCCCCGAGTTGCGGCAAGGTCCTCGAAGGCACCGGCTTCGTCTTCTCCGACCGCCGGGTGATGACCAACGCCCACGTCGTCGGCGGGGTCGACGAGCCGACCGTGCAGATCGGCGGCCAGGGACGGCTGTACGACGCGAAGGTCGTCCTCTACGACTGGCAGCGCGACATCGCCGTACTCGACGTACCGGACCTCGACGCGAAGCCGCTGCAGTTCACCGACACCGACCACGACGCCGCCACCGGGAACAGCGCGATCGTCGCGGGCTTCCCGGAGAACGGCTCGTACGACGTGCGCTCCGCGCGGGTCCGCGCCCGGATCGACGCGAACGGCCCCGACATCTACCACCGGGGCACCGTCCGCCGCGATGTGTACTCCCTCTACACGACGGTCCGTCAGGGGAACTCCGGCGGACCGCTGCTGACCCCCGAGGGCAAGGTGTACGGAGTCGTCTTCGCCAAGTCGCTCGACGACCCCGACACCGGCTACGCGCTCACCGCCGACGAGATCCGGCAGGACATCACGCAGGGCCGTACGGCCAACCAGCAGGTCGACAGCCAGGGGTGCGCGCTCTAG
- a CDS encoding alpha/beta hydrolase — MTVPDSSALGPVGPDDRADHEKPAGPAEPAPAPVPGGPAGPAAASGGPVRLDGPWTHRDVAANGARFHIAEMGEGPLVLLLHGFPQFWWTWRHQLPALAEAGFRAVAMDLRGVGGSDRTPRGYDPANLALDITGVIRSLGEPDAALVGHDMGGYLAWTAAVMRPKLVRRLVVSSMPHPRRWRSSMLSDFAQSRAGSYIWGFQRPWVPERQLVADDAALVGRLIRDWAGPGTADFPDDAALDVYRRAMSIPSTAHCSVEPYRWMVRSLARPDGIQFNRRMKRPVRVPTLHLHGSLDPAVRTRSSAGSGEYVEAPYRWRLFDGLGHFPHEEDPAGFSAELISWLKDSEPDR; from the coding sequence ATGACGGTCCCCGATTCCAGCGCACTCGGCCCGGTGGGCCCGGACGACCGGGCGGATCACGAGAAGCCGGCCGGCCCCGCCGAGCCCGCCCCCGCACCGGTCCCCGGCGGTCCGGCGGGCCCCGCGGCCGCGTCCGGCGGGCCTGTCCGCCTCGACGGCCCCTGGACCCACCGGGACGTCGCGGCCAACGGCGCCCGCTTCCACATCGCCGAGATGGGTGAAGGGCCACTGGTCCTCCTCCTGCACGGCTTCCCGCAGTTCTGGTGGACCTGGCGCCACCAGCTCCCCGCGCTCGCCGAGGCGGGCTTCCGGGCCGTGGCGATGGACCTGCGCGGCGTGGGCGGCAGCGACCGCACCCCGCGCGGTTACGACCCCGCCAACCTGGCGCTGGACATCACCGGCGTGATCCGCTCGCTCGGCGAACCGGACGCCGCCCTGGTCGGCCACGACATGGGCGGCTATCTGGCCTGGACCGCGGCGGTGATGCGCCCGAAGCTGGTGCGCCGGCTGGTGGTCTCCTCGATGCCGCATCCGCGGCGGTGGCGCTCGTCGATGCTCTCCGACTTCGCCCAGTCCCGCGCGGGCTCGTACATCTGGGGCTTCCAGAGGCCCTGGGTGCCGGAGCGTCAGCTCGTGGCGGACGACGCCGCGTTGGTCGGCCGGCTGATCCGCGACTGGGCGGGGCCGGGCACGGCGGACTTCCCCGACGACGCGGCTCTGGACGTCTACCGACGCGCCATGTCCATCCCGTCGACGGCGCACTGCTCGGTCGAGCCGTATCGCTGGATGGTGCGCTCGCTGGCCCGCCCGGACGGCATCCAGTTCAACCGGCGCATGAAGCGGCCGGTGCGGGTGCCGACGCTGCATCTGCACGGTTCACTCGATCCGGCCGTCCGTACCCGGAGCTCGGCGGGGTCCGGCGAGTACGTCGAGGCACCGTACCGCTGGCGACTTTTCGACGGTCTGGGGCACTTCCCCCACGAGGAGGATCCGGCCGGGTTCTCGGCCGAACTCATCAGCTGGCTCAAGGATTCCGAGCCCGACCGTTAG
- a CDS encoding phage holin family protein, with the protein MSDPGNYAGSADRSLGQLVASATAEMSALVHDEIALAKAEVRQDVKRGVIGSAAFLVTGVLILFAIPVLSFAAAYGIHNLGLGLAWSFLIVGGAFILLGILLALFGYAKFKKVKPPEKSIASAKQTAAVLQGVKPHPRASVGADAILPAGGSTLADKAIENRPVQDKASVVARSST; encoded by the coding sequence ATGAGCGACCCCGGCAATTACGCGGGCAGCGCCGACCGCAGTCTCGGCCAGCTGGTCGCCTCGGCGACGGCCGAAATGTCGGCGCTGGTGCACGACGAGATTGCCCTGGCCAAGGCCGAGGTGCGACAGGACGTCAAGCGCGGCGTCATCGGCAGCGCGGCGTTCCTCGTCACGGGCGTGCTGATTCTGTTCGCCATCCCGGTGCTGAGCTTCGCGGCCGCGTACGGAATCCACAACCTGGGACTCGGCCTCGCCTGGTCGTTCCTGATCGTGGGCGGTGCGTTCATCCTTCTGGGGATCCTGCTCGCGCTGTTCGGCTACGCCAAGTTCAAGAAGGTCAAGCCGCCGGAGAAGTCCATCGCCTCGGCCAAGCAGACCGCCGCCGTCCTGCAGGGGGTCAAGCCCCACCCGCGGGCGAGTGTCGGCGCCGACGCGATCCTGCCGGCGGGCGGCAGCACACTTGCGGACAAGGCCATCGAGAACCGTCCGGTCCAGGACAAGGCGTCGGTTGTGGCACGCTCATCCACATGA
- the nhaA gene encoding Na+/H+ antiporter NhaA has protein sequence MATPTPAPPSPRRTFLGRLSLPERNYLAEALRTETVGGVILLAAAVAALVWANTFASSYSTVSHFHFGPEALGLHLSVAHWAADGLLAVFFFVAGVELKRELVAGELRDPKAAALPVVAALCGMAVPAVVYTLGNVIGGGSMDGWAVPTATDIAFALAVLAVLGTSLPSALRAFLLTLAVVDDLFAILIIAVFFTENIDFVALIGAFVGLGVFYLLLRLNVRGWYVYVPLALVIWGLMYNSGIHATIAGVAMGLMLRCTRRTGEDHSPGERIEHLVRPLSAGFAVPVFALFSAGVSLSGGALAGVFNRPETLGVVLGLVVGKTLGIFGGTWLATRFTKAELNKELAWADVLAVAALAGIGFTVSLLIGELAFAGDDDMINEVKASVLIGSLIAAVVSGVLLKLRVRRYRALFDAEELDEDASGVPDIYEQDDPEYHLRMAALYERKAAEHRRLAQLAGAASSKPDSPA, from the coding sequence GTGGCCACGCCCACCCCCGCACCCCCCTCCCCCCGTCGCACCTTCCTGGGCCGGCTGTCGCTCCCCGAGCGGAACTACCTCGCAGAAGCCCTGCGTACGGAGACCGTCGGCGGAGTCATCCTGCTGGCCGCCGCCGTCGCCGCGCTGGTCTGGGCGAACACCTTCGCGTCGAGCTACTCGACGGTCAGCCACTTCCACTTCGGACCGGAGGCACTCGGCCTCCATCTCTCCGTGGCGCACTGGGCGGCCGACGGACTGCTCGCGGTCTTCTTCTTCGTGGCGGGTGTCGAGCTCAAGCGGGAACTCGTCGCGGGTGAACTGCGCGACCCCAAGGCGGCCGCCCTGCCGGTCGTCGCAGCGCTGTGCGGCATGGCCGTGCCGGCCGTCGTCTACACCCTGGGGAACGTGATCGGCGGCGGTTCCATGGACGGCTGGGCCGTCCCCACGGCCACCGACATCGCCTTCGCGCTCGCCGTCCTCGCCGTCCTCGGCACCTCGCTGCCGTCCGCGCTCCGCGCCTTCCTGCTGACCCTCGCCGTCGTCGACGACCTCTTCGCGATCCTGATCATCGCGGTGTTCTTCACCGAGAACATCGACTTCGTCGCACTCATCGGCGCCTTCGTCGGCCTGGGCGTCTTCTATCTGCTGCTGCGCCTCAACGTGCGCGGCTGGTACGTCTACGTACCGCTCGCCCTGGTCATCTGGGGGCTGATGTACAACAGCGGCATCCACGCCACCATCGCCGGTGTCGCCATGGGCCTGATGCTGCGCTGCACGCGACGCACCGGCGAGGACCACTCCCCCGGCGAACGCATCGAGCACCTGGTCCGCCCGCTCTCGGCCGGCTTCGCGGTGCCCGTGTTCGCGCTGTTCTCCGCCGGGGTCTCCCTCTCCGGCGGCGCGCTGGCCGGCGTCTTCAACCGGCCCGAAACGCTCGGCGTCGTTCTGGGACTTGTCGTCGGCAAGACGCTGGGCATCTTCGGCGGTACGTGGCTGGCCACCCGGTTCACCAAGGCGGAGCTGAACAAGGAACTGGCCTGGGCCGATGTCCTCGCCGTCGCCGCCCTGGCCGGCATCGGCTTCACCGTCTCGCTGCTGATCGGGGAGCTCGCCTTCGCCGGAGACGACGACATGATCAACGAGGTCAAGGCGTCGGTTCTCATCGGCTCGCTCATTGCGGCCGTAGTCTCCGGTGTACTGCTCAAACTGCGGGTACGCAGATACCGGGCGCTGTTCGACGCCGAGGAGCTCGACGAGGACGCGTCCGGGGTACCGGACATCTACGAACAGGACGATCCGGAGTACCACCTGCGGATGGCCGCGCTGTACGAGAGGAAGGCGGCCGAGCACCGCCGCCTTGCCCAACTGGCGGGGGCAGCGAGCAGCAAGCCGGACAGTCCGGCATGA
- the acs gene encoding acetate--CoA ligase, with protein sequence MPRDTTDTLGMGDVVSNESLANLLREERRFAPPADLAANANVTAEAYEQAEADRLGFWAEQARRLTWATEPTETLDWSNPPFAKWFADGKLNVAYNCVDRHVEAGNGDRVAIHFEGEPGDNRAITYAELKDEVSRAANALTELGVGKGDRVAVYLPMIPEAAVAMLACARIGAAHSVVFGGFSADAIAARIQDADAKVVITSDGGYRRGKPSALKPAVDDAVSRIESVEHVLVVRRTGQDTAWTEGRDVWWHEITARQSTEHTPEAFEAEQPLFILYTSGTTGKPKGILHTSGGYLTQAAYTHHAVFDLKPETDVYWCTADIGWVTGHSYIVYGPLANGATQVMYEGTPDTPHQGRFWEIVQKYGVSILYTAPTAIRTFMKWGDDIPAKFDLSSLRVLGSVGEPINPEAWMWYRKHIGADKCPIVDTWWQTETGAMMISPLPGVTETKPGSAQRALPGISATVVDDEAREVPDGGGGYLVLTEPWPSMLRTIWGDDQRFLDTYWSRFEGKYFAGDGAKKDEDGDIWLLGRVDDVMLVSGHNISTTEVESALVSHPAVAEAAVVGAADETTGQAIVAFVILRGTATASDDLVAELRNHVGTTLGPIAKPKRIMPVAELPKTRSGKIMRRLLRDVAENRALGDVTTLTDSSVMDLIQTQLPSASSED encoded by the coding sequence ATGCCCCGGGACACAACGGACACCCTGGGAATGGGAGATGTCGTGAGCAACGAAAGCTTGGCCAATCTGCTTCGTGAGGAGCGGCGGTTCGCACCGCCTGCCGATCTGGCCGCGAACGCCAATGTCACTGCGGAGGCGTACGAGCAGGCCGAGGCGGACCGGCTGGGCTTCTGGGCCGAGCAGGCCCGCCGCCTGACCTGGGCCACCGAGCCGACCGAGACGCTCGACTGGAGCAACCCGCCCTTCGCGAAGTGGTTCGCGGACGGCAAACTCAACGTCGCGTACAACTGCGTGGACCGCCACGTCGAGGCGGGCAACGGCGACCGGGTCGCCATCCACTTCGAGGGCGAGCCCGGCGACAACCGTGCCATCACCTACGCCGAGCTGAAGGACGAGGTCTCCCGCGCGGCGAACGCGCTGACCGAGCTCGGTGTCGGCAAGGGCGACCGGGTCGCCGTCTACCTGCCGATGATCCCCGAGGCCGCCGTCGCGATGCTGGCCTGCGCCCGCATCGGTGCCGCGCACTCGGTGGTCTTCGGCGGCTTCTCCGCCGACGCCATCGCCGCCCGCATCCAGGACGCGGACGCGAAGGTCGTCATCACCTCCGACGGCGGCTACCGCCGCGGCAAGCCCTCCGCGCTCAAGCCGGCCGTCGACGACGCCGTCTCGCGTATCGAGAGCGTCGAGCACGTCCTGGTCGTGCGCCGCACCGGTCAGGACACCGCGTGGACCGAGGGACGCGACGTCTGGTGGCACGAGATCACCGCACGCCAGTCGACCGAGCACACCCCCGAAGCCTTCGAGGCCGAGCAGCCGCTGTTCATCCTCTACACCTCGGGCACCACCGGGAAGCCCAAGGGCATCCTGCACACCTCCGGCGGCTACCTCACCCAGGCGGCCTACACCCACCACGCGGTCTTCGACCTCAAGCCGGAAACCGACGTCTACTGGTGCACCGCCGACATCGGCTGGGTCACCGGTCACTCCTACATCGTCTACGGACCGCTGGCCAACGGCGCGACGCAGGTCATGTACGAGGGCACCCCCGACACCCCGCACCAGGGGCGTTTCTGGGAGATCGTCCAGAAGTACGGCGTGAGCATTCTCTACACCGCGCCGACCGCGATCCGCACGTTCATGAAGTGGGGTGACGACATCCCCGCCAAGTTCGACCTGAGCAGCCTGAGGGTCCTGGGCTCGGTCGGTGAGCCGATCAACCCCGAGGCGTGGATGTGGTACCGCAAGCACATCGGTGCCGACAAGTGCCCCATCGTCGACACCTGGTGGCAGACCGAGACCGGCGCGATGATGATCTCGCCGCTCCCCGGCGTCACCGAGACCAAGCCCGGCAGCGCCCAGCGCGCCCTGCCCGGCATCAGTGCCACCGTCGTCGACGACGAAGCCCGTGAGGTCCCCGACGGCGGAGGCGGCTACCTCGTCCTCACCGAGCCGTGGCCCTCCATGCTCCGCACCATCTGGGGCGACGACCAGCGCTTCCTCGACACCTACTGGTCGCGCTTCGAGGGCAAGTACTTCGCGGGCGACGGCGCCAAGAAGGACGAGGACGGCGACATCTGGCTCCTGGGCCGCGTCGACGACGTCATGCTCGTGTCCGGGCACAACATCTCGACCACCGAGGTCGAGTCCGCCCTCGTGTCGCACCCGGCCGTCGCCGAAGCCGCCGTGGTCGGCGCCGCCGACGAGACGACCGGCCAGGCCATCGTCGCCTTCGTCATCCTGCGCGGCACCGCCACCGCATCCGACGACCTCGTCGCCGAACTCCGCAACCACGTCGGCACCACCCTCGGCCCCATCGCCAAGCCCAAGCGGATCATGCCGGTCGCGGAACTCCCCAAGACCCGCTCCGGCAAGATCATGCGACGCCTCCTGCGCGACGTCGCCGAGAACCGGGCCCTGGGAGACGTCACCACACTGACCGACTCCTCGGTCATGGACCTCATCCAGACCCAGCTGCCGTCGGCCTCCTCCGAGGACTGA